A genome region from Chlorobaculum tepidum TLS includes the following:
- a CDS encoding DUF4391 domain-containing protein, with protein MNAAEVIAALELPPGARVDRRIPKTLLVERGARTATDKRRINEGVEEVQWVATLKPSTIGVPAFRDEVREYLEINVLSATLRGGAKAARFAELIHRAVPYPVFLLMAEGTRLTLSLAHTRWSQGEAGATVLDGEPIAVAVTEAETEGLPSSFRQALSLARQPRADLYQLYQGWIDTLLALKAAEVTGRFAVPTSADQAAARREALRECARLDAEIARLRKAAAKERQVPRQVELNLELKRAEAARAAALTRL; from the coding sequence ATGAACGCCGCCGAGGTCATCGCCGCGCTCGAACTGCCGCCCGGCGCGAGGGTGGACCGCCGCATACCCAAGACGCTGCTGGTGGAGCGCGGCGCGCGAACGGCCACGGACAAGCGGCGCATCAATGAGGGCGTCGAGGAGGTGCAGTGGGTGGCGACGCTCAAACCCTCCACCATCGGCGTGCCGGCGTTCCGCGACGAGGTGCGCGAGTACCTGGAGATCAACGTGTTGAGCGCGACGCTGCGTGGGGGCGCCAAGGCAGCGCGTTTCGCCGAGCTGATCCATCGCGCCGTGCCCTATCCGGTGTTCCTGCTCATGGCCGAGGGCACGCGCCTCACGCTCTCGCTGGCGCACACGCGCTGGTCGCAGGGCGAGGCGGGCGCCACGGTACTCGATGGCGAACCGATAGCCGTTGCAGTCACGGAGGCAGAGACCGAGGGGTTGCCGTCGTCGTTTCGCCAGGCGCTCTCGCTGGCTCGCCAGCCGCGCGCCGACCTCTACCAGCTCTATCAGGGCTGGATCGACACCCTGCTGGCGCTCAAGGCAGCCGAGGTGACGGGCCGGTTCGCGGTGCCAACGTCGGCGGACCAGGCGGCCGCCCGACGCGAGGCGCTGCGCGAATGCGCCCGGCTGGACGCCGAGATCGCCCGCTTGCGCAAGGCCGCAGCGAAGGAGCGGCAGGTGCCGCGGCAGGTGGAACTGAACCTGGAACTCAAGCGCGCCGAGGCCGCCCGCGCCGCCGCGCTCACACGACTATGA
- a CDS encoding helicase-related protein has protein sequence MKLVRNTGSDRVADLIHPAVLDGRQLDAVTPGLSIFAWAQLLRGLRRAERCRMVLPADLSMMPLLGSATDRSXRNQLQSRWLAGGMRDWIVEKADIRLARFGVPQGALVIRNAEAQPVQALLGSFALTTDGLGLTPGNPLSLIQASETPEEALRLSQWFDGQWASLPDDPGAKAAVIEALNQIARHRDPHLTYALILHNLFASLGDELDEERIVKSATGIRNTVVWKKLYKFQRDGVVGAIDKLNRFGGCIIADSVGLGKTFEALAIIKYHELRNDRVLVLCPKRLRDNWTLYKANDRRNVLASDRFNYDVLNHTDLSRDGGSSGDIDLAHVNWGNYDLVVIDESHNFRNKKTPQAGGETRYDRLMRKIIREGVKTRVLMLSATPVNNRLADLRNQIAFATEGDDTALSDHGIGSIDITTRLAQKQFNRWLDLDESERTPSRLIEMLGFDYFTLLDLLTIARSRRHIEKYYGTAETGRFPERLRPINIKADVDRAGAFPAIAQINLEIRRLHLASYAPLRYVLPHKKEAYNRKYSTQVKGGTGFFWQEDREESLIHLLRVNVLKRMESAVPSFALTVQRQLRDVEATLARIEAQAEDLEEIDLSIDDLDLDDPAFESLVVGRKVKVLLKDVDLIRWKQDLIEDRNRLATLVSAAREITPERDDKLAKLREVIEDKCRHPINPGNRKVIVFTAFADTARYLYEQLASWAKTTLRLDSALVTGAGSNQTTLLGLRKDLVSILTAFAPRAKERPEELAGEGELDLLIATDCISEGQNLQDCDWLINYDIHWNPVRIIQRFGRIDRLGSPNQRIQLVNFWPNMELEEYINLEQRVSGRMVLLDISATGEENLIEQQSGNPMNDLEYRRKQLLKLQDAVIDLEDLSTGVSIADLTLTDFRIDLAEYLRAHPGVLEALPLGTMAITTTADAEIPPGIVFCLRAEDAAAARVFEPGYPLAPHYLVHVGDDGTVLLPFTQAKQILDRLKRLCVGRDLPDAAACARFDKATKQGEEMRHAQRLLAAAVASVVGKTEERAVASLFTPGGTHALAGEFAGINDFEVVAFLVILPEVSA, from the coding sequence ATGAAGCTCGTCCGCAACACAGGTAGCGACCGCGTCGCCGATCTGATCCACCCGGCAGTCCTTGATGGCCGCCAGCTCGACGCGGTGACGCCGGGACTCTCCATCTTCGCCTGGGCTCAGTTGTTGCGCGGTCTCCGCCGCGCTGAGCGATGCCGAATGGTGCTGCCCGCTGACCTATCGATGATGCCGCTCCTCGGCTCGGCCACAGACCGCTCAGYACGGAACCAGCTACAGTCACGCTGGCTCGCGGGCGGCATGCGCGACTGGATTGTCGAAAAGGCGGACATCCGGCTCGCGCGTTTCGGCGTCCCGCAGGGTGCGCTCGTGATCCGCAATGCGGAGGCTCAGCCGGTGCAGGCACTCCTCGGTTCATTCGCGCTGACCACCGACGGCCTCGGCCTGACACCGGGCAACCCGCTCAGCCTGATCCAGGCCTCCGAGACCCCGGAAGAAGCCCTCCGGTTGAGCCAGTGGTTCGATGGGCAGTGGGCGAGCCTGCCCGACGATCCCGGCGCGAAGGCCGCGGTTATCGAAGCGCTCAATCAGATCGCGCGCCACCGGGATCCGCACCTCACCTACGCGCTCATCCTGCACAATTTGTTCGCGAGTCTTGGCGACGAGCTCGACGAAGAGCGGATCGTCAAGTCGGCGACCGGCATCCGAAACACCGTCGTTTGGAAAAAGCTCTACAAGTTTCAGCGCGATGGCGTTGTCGGTGCCATCGACAAGCTCAACCGCTTCGGCGGCTGCATCATCGCCGACAGCGTGGGACTCGGCAAGACGTTCGAGGCGCTGGCCATCATCAAGTACCACGAGCTGCGCAACGACCGGGTGCTGGTGCTCTGCCCAAAGCGCCTCCGCGACAACTGGACGCTCTACAAGGCCAACGACCGCCGCAATGTCCTGGCGTCCGACCGGTTCAACTACGACGTCCTCAACCACACCGACCTGTCGCGTGACGGTGGTTCGTCGGGCGACATTGACCTCGCCCACGTGAACTGGGGCAACTATGACCTTGTCGTCATCGACGAGTCGCACAACTTCCGCAATAAGAAGACGCCGCAGGCGGGCGGCGAGACACGCTACGACCGGCTGATGCGCAAGATCATCCGCGAGGGGGTCAAGACGCGCGTGCTGATGCTTTCTGCCACGCCGGTCAACAACCGCCTGGCCGACCTGCGCAACCAGATCGCCTTCGCCACCGAGGGCGACGACACGGCGCTCAGCGATCACGGCATCGGCAGCATCGACATCACCACGCGGCTGGCGCAGAAGCAGTTCAACCGCTGGCTGGATCTCGACGAGTCCGAGCGCACGCCGTCGCGGCTGATTGAGATGCTGGGCTTCGACTACTTCACGCTGCTCGACCTGCTCACCATCGCCCGCTCACGCCGCCACATCGAGAAGTACTACGGCACCGCGGAAACCGGCCGCTTTCCGGAGCGGCTTAGGCCCATCAACATCAAGGCAGACGTGGACCGCGCCGGCGCGTTTCCCGCCATCGCCCAGATCAACCTCGAAATCCGCCGCCTGCACCTCGCCTCCTACGCCCCCCTGCGCTACGTGCTGCCCCACAAAAAGGAGGCCTACAACCGGAAGTACAGCACGCAGGTGAAGGGTGGCACCGGTTTCTTCTGGCAGGAGGACCGCGAGGAGAGCCTGATCCACCTGCTGCGCGTCAACGTGCTCAAGCGGATGGAAAGCGCCGTGCCCTCCTTCGCGCTCACCGTGCAGCGCCAGCTTCGCGACGTAGAGGCGACGCTCGCGCGCATCGAAGCGCAGGCCGAGGACCTGGAAGAGATCGACCTGTCGATCGACGACCTCGACCTCGACGACCCCGCTTTCGAGAGTCTGGTCGTGGGCCGCAAGGTCAAGGTGCTGCTCAAGGACGTAGACCTCATCCGCTGGAAGCAGGACCTGATCGAGGACCGCAACCGGCTGGCCACGCTTGTTTCCGCCGCACGCGAGATCACACCGGAGCGCGATGACAAACTGGCCAAGCTGCGCGAGGTGATCGAAGACAAGTGCCGCCACCCGATCAACCCGGGCAACCGCAAGGTGATCGTCTTCACCGCCTTCGCCGACACCGCCCGCTACCTCTACGAGCAGCTCGCCTCCTGGGCCAAGACGACGCTTAGGCTCGACTCGGCGCTGGTTACCGGCGCGGGTAGCAACCAGACCACGCTTCTGGGGCTGCGCAAGGACCTGGTGTCGATCCTTACGGCCTTCGCGCCCCGCGCCAAGGAGCGCCCCGAGGAGCTTGCCGGCGAAGGTGAACTTGACCTGCTCATCGCCACCGACTGCATCTCCGAGGGCCAGAACCTGCAGGACTGCGACTGGCTCATCAACTACGACATCCACTGGAACCCGGTGCGCATCATCCAGCGCTTCGGCCGCATCGACCGCCTGGGCTCGCCGAACCAGCGCATCCAGCTCGTCAACTTCTGGCCCAACATGGAGCTGGAGGAGTACATCAACCTGGAGCAGCGCGTCAGCGGCCGCATGGTGCTGCTCGACATCTCCGCCACCGGCGAGGAGAACCTGATTGAGCAGCAATCCGGCAACCCGATGAACGACCTCGAGTACCGGCGCAAGCAGTTGCTCAAGCTGCAGGACGCGGTCATCGACCTGGAGGACCTGTCCACCGGCGTCTCCATCGCTGACCTCACGCTCACCGATTTCCGCATCGATCTCGCCGAGTACCTGCGCGCACACCCCGGCGTGCTCGAAGCGCTGCCGCTGGGCACCATGGCCATCACCACGACCGCGGACGCCGAGATTCCGCCGGGGATTGTCTTCTGCCTGCGGGCCGAGGACGCGGCCGCCGCGCGGGTGTTCGAACCGGGCTACCCGCTGGCGCCCCACTACCTCGTGCATGTGGGCGACGACGGCACCGTGCTGCTTCCGTTCACGCAGGCCAAGCAGATCCTCGATCGGCTCAAGCGCCTGTGCGTCGGTCGCGACCTGCCCGACGCTGCGGCCTGCGCCCGCTTCGACAAGGCCACCAAGCAGGGCGAGGAGATGCGCCACGCGCAGCGCCTGCTCGCCGCCGCGGTGGCCTCGGTGGTGGGCAAGACGGAGGAACGCGCTGTCGCCAGCCTCTTCACGCCGGGCGGCACGCACGCGCTGGCCGGTGAGTTCGCGGGGATCAACGACTTTGAGGTCGTGGCCTTTTTGGTTATCCTGCCGGAGGTATCCGCATGA
- a CDS encoding site-specific DNA-methyltransferase, protein MKQLTANDPETRSHDLVAENIARLKALFPELVTEGPDGAAVNMDVLKQLVGDKTVTDCDEKYGLNWHGKRRARQLALTPSTGTLRPCPEDSVDWDTTQNLMIEGDNLEVLKLLQKSYAGKIKLIYIDPPYNTGKDFVYPDDFKDNIRNYLELTGQVEGGRKISSNTEASGRFHTDWLNMMYPRLKIARQLLSPTGVIAVHIDEHELEALVIVLRDLFGEENELGVTIWDKRNPKGDSRGIAYQHESLVLFARDAEELFARSPVRRAKRNAERMLNAASRFVTECGSIAEARAAYRSWVKSQSTLSGGESMYDKLSETGRVYRLVSMAWPNKKRAPADYFVPLKHPITGKDCPIPERGWRNPPATMKKLLEDGLIEFGPDEIMQPQRIYFLDENMYENVPSIVPFGGSDDELLKELSVPFEQPKPVDFSVQVISWCSSKDEIVMDFFAGSGTTGHAVMAQNAADGGNRRYILVQLPEPLDPENKDQKVAAEFCDKLGKPRTIAELTKERLRRAAKKIKEENPLFAGDLGFRVFKLDSSNIRAWEPDRDNLDQTLFDHVEHLKEGRTEQDILYELLLKLGLDLCVPIETRTIAGKAVHSIGGGVLLACLATRITREEVEPLAQGIVAWHQALAPAGDTTCVFRDSAFADDVAKTNLAAILEQHGIANVRSL, encoded by the coding sequence ATGAAACAACTGACCGCCAACGACCCCGAGACCCGAAGCCACGACCTTGTCGCCGAGAACATCGCCCGGCTCAAGGCCCTGTTCCCGGAACTGGTGACCGAAGGCCCGGACGGCGCCGCCGTGAACATGGACGTGCTCAAGCAATTGGTGGGTGACAAAACCGTCACCGACTGTGATGAGAAGTACGGCCTCAACTGGCACGGCAAGCGCCGCGCCCGGCAGCTCGCGCTCACGCCCTCCACCGGCACGCTGCGCCCCTGCCCTGAAGACAGCGTGGACTGGGACACCACGCAGAACCTGATGATCGAGGGCGACAACCTGGAGGTGCTGAAGCTGCTGCAAAAGAGCTACGCGGGGAAGATAAAGCTCATCTACATCGACCCGCCGTACAACACGGGCAAGGACTTCGTCTATCCCGACGACTTCAAGGACAACATCAGGAACTATCTGGAGCTGACCGGGCAGGTCGAAGGCGGGCGGAAGATCAGCAGCAACACCGAAGCCAGCGGGCGGTTTCACACGGACTGGCTGAACATGATGTATCCGAGGTTGAAGATTGCTCGTCAACTCCTTTCGCCCACTGGTGTGATCGCTGTACATATTGACGAACACGAGTTAGAAGCCCTTGTGATAGTACTCCGCGATTTGTTTGGCGAAGAAAATGAACTCGGAGTTACGATATGGGATAAACGCAATCCGAAGGGTGATTCGCGAGGAATCGCCTACCAACATGAATCACTTGTGCTCTTTGCGCGAGATGCAGAGGAATTGTTTGCACGTTCGCCAGTTCGTCGGGCGAAACGCAACGCCGAGCGGATGCTAAACGCAGCATCGCGATTTGTTACGGAATGCGGAAGCATCGCCGAAGCAAGAGCAGCTTATCGTAGTTGGGTCAAATCTCAGTCCACACTCTCTGGCGGTGAGTCGATGTACGACAAACTGAGCGAGACAGGACGTGTCTATAGGTTGGTATCGATGGCCTGGCCAAACAAGAAGCGTGCGCCCGCTGACTATTTCGTGCCCCTGAAGCACCCTATCACTGGCAAGGATTGCCCCATCCCAGAGCGGGGTTGGCGCAATCCTCCTGCAACAATGAAAAAACTTTTGGAAGATGGGCTTATCGAGTTCGGTCCAGACGAGATTATGCAGCCACAGAGAATCTATTTTTTAGACGAGAACATGTATGAAAATGTCCCATCGATCGTGCCATTCGGTGGGTCAGACGACGAACTCTTGAAGGAGCTTTCTGTCCCTTTTGAGCAGCCGAAGCCTGTCGACTTTTCCGTGCAAGTCATTAGTTGGTGTAGTTCTAAAGATGAGATTGTAATGGACTTCTTCGCCGGTTCCGGCACCACCGGCCACGCGGTCATGGCGCAGAACGCCGCCGACGGCGGCAATCGCCGCTACATCCTCGTCCAGCTTCCCGAACCGCTCGACCCGGAGAACAAGGACCAGAAAGTCGCCGCCGAGTTCTGCGACAAGCTCGGCAAACCCCGCACCATCGCCGAGCTGACCAAGGAACGCCTGCGTCGCGCTGCGAAGAAAATCAAGGAAGAGAATCCGCTCTTCGCCGGTGATCTCGGCTTCCGTGTCTTCAAGCTCGACTCCAGCAACATCCGCGCGTGGGAGCCGGACCGTGACAATCTGGACCAGACGCTGTTCGACCATGTGGAGCACCTGAAGGAAGGTCGCACCGAGCAGGACATCCTTTACGAGCTGCTGCTCAAACTCGGCCTCGACCTGTGCGTGCCGATCGAGACCCGCACCATCGCCGGCAAGGCTGTGCACAGCATCGGTGGCGGCGTGCTGCTGGCCTGCCTCGCCACGCGGATCACTCGCGAGGAGGTGGAGCCGCTGGCGCAGGGTATCGTCGCCTGGCATCAGGCCCTCGCCCCGGCCGGCGACACTACCTGCGTTTTCCGAGACAGCGCCTTCGCCGACGACGTGGCCAAGACCAACCTCGCGGCCATCCTCGAGCAACACGGCATCGCCAACGTAAGGAGTTTATGA